From Bacteroidota bacterium, the proteins below share one genomic window:
- a CDS encoding dienelactone hydrolase family protein encodes MNRYRTSIPNARRSGIRFLILCAWLLISLSTMAQVSLETPNVESVLYLGKNKKQPLIVGLGGSEGGNAWTSDRWKETRDAFLARGYAFLALGYFGAKGTPSLLNKIAIEDVYRAIKEATRNKQIDGRKIAIIGGSRGADLALLLGSYYEDIDCVVSIVGSNAVFPGHTRHFSTSCWTYQGKELPFVPVNEAAMPHLLMRNLKGAFEAMLTDTASVEKAAIQVENIKGPVLFLSATEDEICPSTAMAEQMSNRLRANNFNHPFEHRSFPGGHTEPLKHFELVVDFLDKYFLKRK; translated from the coding sequence ATGAACCGCTACCGTACGAGTATCCCAAACGCGAGGAGATCCGGCATCCGTTTCCTGATCCTGTGCGCTTGGTTGCTGATCTCCCTTAGTACAATGGCCCAGGTGAGCCTGGAGACGCCGAATGTTGAAAGCGTGCTCTACCTGGGGAAGAACAAGAAACAACCCCTGATCGTCGGGCTGGGAGGTTCCGAAGGAGGAAACGCCTGGACCAGCGATCGCTGGAAAGAAACACGGGATGCTTTCCTGGCCAGGGGATACGCCTTTCTGGCCCTGGGATACTTCGGCGCCAAGGGGACGCCCAGCCTGCTCAACAAGATCGCCATCGAGGACGTCTATCGCGCGATCAAAGAGGCGACGAGGAACAAACAGATCGACGGCAGGAAGATCGCCATCATCGGCGGGTCGAGGGGCGCCGATCTCGCGTTGCTGTTGGGCAGTTACTACGAGGACATAGATTGCGTCGTCAGCATCGTCGGGAGCAACGCCGTATTCCCCGGCCACACCCGGCATTTCTCCACCTCCTGTTGGACCTACCAGGGCAAGGAGTTGCCGTTCGTGCCGGTCAACGAAGCGGCCATGCCCCATTTACTGATGCGCAACCTGAAGGGAGCCTTTGAAGCCATGCTCACGGACACCGCTTCCGTCGAAAAAGCAGCCATCCAAGTGGAAAACATCAAGGGGCCCGTGCTCTTCCTGTCTGCCACCGAAGATGAGATCTGCCCGTCCACCGCCATGGCCGAACAGATGAGCAACCGCCTACGCGCGAACAACTTCAACCATCCCTTCGAACATCGGTCTTTCCCCGGCGGTCATACGGAACCCCTGAAGCACTTCGAGCTGGTAGTTGATTTTTTGGATAAATACTTCCTTAAACGAAAGTAA
- a CDS encoding BstXI family restriction endonuclease produces the protein MASRIPSLPKLLDRKIYKTGQTRGADDDVIFQNRVGRNSTVLIPYSQFEVWKAAPDNKGVYENGFIVLIKPEDYFNNKNITKELAQKGLKLGRNTLIFYETREQWNNHNPDKAKLKYAVSRTSPLKGAYVARVPSTTSENDQKILRGFTTSGLKGAGIRAYEYASTDINSQCRIQLEYIYWRCIDSNEVSEQQGMTKENIEIRKKAINEKAKEQKLDDEKILKDVRILNEHGHTICPLCLKPLSANGFFNRLEQAEGRDVPDLTVTQLNLFHIQELRMGEFNHRPYNLGWGHHHCNTVTKDSGIIETLKWMDEIIQTNKKMGYKF, from the coding sequence ATGGCATCACGTATTCCTTCACTTCCAAAACTTTTAGACAGAAAAATATATAAAACTGGGCAGACCAGAGGCGCTGATGATGATGTTATTTTTCAAAATCGAGTAGGTAGAAATAGTACAGTACTAATTCCTTATTCTCAATTTGAAGTTTGGAAAGCAGCGCCTGATAACAAGGGCGTTTATGAAAATGGATTTATAGTTCTAATTAAACCAGAAGACTACTTTAATAATAAAAACATTACTAAAGAACTTGCACAAAAAGGCTTAAAACTTGGCAGGAACACTTTGATTTTTTATGAAACACGTGAGCAGTGGAATAATCACAATCCAGACAAAGCGAAGCTTAAATATGCTGTTTCTAGAACTTCTCCTTTAAAAGGCGCCTATGTTGCAAGAGTTCCTTCTACAACTTCAGAAAACGATCAGAAAATTCTGAGAGGATTTACCACAAGTGGATTAAAAGGGGCTGGCATTAGAGCATATGAGTATGCAAGTACAGATATTAATTCGCAATGCCGTATTCAATTGGAATATATCTATTGGCGATGTATTGATTCTAATGAAGTTTCCGAACAGCAAGGAATGACAAAAGAAAATATTGAAATTAGAAAAAAGGCCATCAATGAAAAAGCCAAAGAACAAAAACTTGATGACGAAAAAATTCTAAAAGATGTTAGAATTTTAAATGAACATGGTCATACTATTTGCCCTCTTTGTCTTAAGCCATTATCGGCAAATGGTTTTTTCAATAGACTAGAACAAGCTGAAGGCAGGGACGTTCCTGATTTGACAGTAACTCAGTTAAACTTATTCCACATTCAAGAATTAAGAATGGGTGAATTTAATCATCGACCTTACAATTTGGGCTGGGGACATCATCATTGTAACACAGTAACTAAAGATTCAGGAATAATAGAAACGCTGAAATGGATGGACGAAATAATTCAAACTAACAAGAAAATGGGATATAAATTTTAA
- a CDS encoding site-specific DNA-methyltransferase: MNLPYTQCRAEQFKQIAKSIGKASAFRTENALVGKGDSLDLLKLIPDQSVSLILTDPPYHSTKKDNITNDTAFDNDDAFIEWMEKFFVEWKRILRPNGSIFVFCSTAMSARLEVQMAKRFNILSHVVWTKPNDPGFDGWKGKMKKESLRQWYPHSERIIFAEPAVEGNLKRSWFGQFLRMKRAEAGLSGHQLTEMTGAYGKVNHGGAVSNWETGRNIPSKEQYEKICEAIQSTGIVNQMPIYEDVIRPFEVNSSVEFTDVWNFNSVRPYKGKHPAEKPLDMLEHCILSTTFENDIVLDCFAGSGSTAIAALNLNRKTISFEIEPEWVDAIVDRIGNHSVDVLNVTTKKHDIMKLTKRKQESVNSLFD, from the coding sequence ATGAATTTACCATATACTCAATGCAGGGCTGAGCAGTTTAAGCAGATAGCTAAATCAATTGGTAAAGCTTCTGCTTTTCGGACCGAAAATGCATTAGTTGGGAAGGGTGATTCTTTGGATTTATTGAAATTAATTCCAGATCAAAGCGTCTCTTTAATTCTAACAGATCCTCCATATCATTCAACAAAGAAAGACAATATTACAAATGACACAGCTTTTGATAATGATGATGCATTCATTGAATGGATGGAGAAGTTTTTTGTCGAGTGGAAAAGGATATTGCGTCCTAACGGAAGCATTTTTGTTTTCTGTTCCACTGCAATGTCAGCAAGGCTTGAAGTTCAAATGGCAAAGAGATTTAACATCCTGTCTCATGTAGTTTGGACTAAGCCTAATGACCCTGGTTTTGATGGATGGAAAGGTAAGATGAAGAAAGAATCTTTGCGTCAATGGTATCCTCATTCCGAAAGAATAATCTTTGCTGAACCTGCTGTCGAGGGGAACTTAAAAAGATCATGGTTTGGGCAATTTTTGAGAATGAAAAGAGCCGAGGCGGGTTTGTCAGGGCATCAATTGACTGAAATGACAGGAGCGTATGGTAAAGTTAATCATGGTGGGGCTGTTTCCAATTGGGAAACGGGAAGAAATATTCCTAGTAAAGAGCAGTACGAGAAAATTTGTGAAGCAATACAATCAACTGGTATAGTTAATCAAATGCCGATTTATGAAGATGTAATAAGACCATTTGAAGTAAATTCCTCCGTTGAATTTACAGATGTTTGGAATTTCAATTCTGTTCGTCCGTATAAAGGGAAACATCCTGCCGAAAAACCGCTTGACATGCTTGAGCATTGTATTTTAAGTACAACATTTGAAAATGACATTGTTCTAGATTGCTTTGCTGGCTCTGGAAGCACTGCAATTGCAGCATTAAATTTGAATAGAAAAACAATTTCTTTTGAAATTGAACCTGAATGGGTCGATGCAATAGTAGATAGAATTGGAAACCATTCTGTAGATGTATTAAATGTGACTACTAAAAAGCATGATATAATGAAACTTACAAAAAGAAAGCAAGAATCTGTGAATTCTCTTTTTGACTAA
- a CDS encoding IS1182 family transposase, translated as MKYLTGFDRRQATLFPTCIDDLIPEDAEVRVIDLFVDALPLKDLGFLEKAPVEEGRPMYHPADLFKLYVYGYLNRIRTSRLLARECQRNIELLWLLKGLQPCFRTIAGFRSDNPKLFRNAFTHFVRQINRKGLTGKTLVALDSSKFRAVNSKKKNYNQKKIDRQLEYIDNKIQSYIEELNAGDLDEAREATIAEKLKKQKAQRRKYKRIEKQLAETGLDQISTTDPDARTMILHGSVIEVAYNVQTVADERNKLILEYEVTNQNDRKALLPMAQKTKRICDTDAVAVLADKGYHNGEQLTGCEQEDIYTIVAYQEVPRSHPVPTPEYYGERFRYNPKKDQYKCPQGHILKTTGHWYNKKYDESVTKVKHYKTKACGSCAVKHLCTRNPMGRLIERSQHAGAVERNNRRVRENTSTYSCASKSSNTSSAPSSDNGATITYYSKASGKMKASSD; from the coding sequence ATGAAATACCTCACCGGATTTGATCGCAGGCAGGCCACGTTATTCCCGACGTGTATCGATGATTTGATCCCGGAAGATGCCGAGGTCAGGGTAATTGATCTGTTTGTGGATGCGCTCCCGCTTAAGGATTTGGGTTTTTTGGAAAAAGCGCCGGTGGAAGAAGGCCGGCCGATGTATCACCCGGCGGATCTGTTCAAATTGTATGTCTACGGATACCTGAACAGGATCCGAACCTCCCGGCTCCTGGCGCGTGAGTGCCAGCGGAACATTGAGCTGCTGTGGCTATTGAAAGGCCTGCAGCCCTGTTTTCGTACGATTGCCGGCTTTCGGTCAGACAACCCAAAACTGTTCCGCAATGCGTTTACCCACTTCGTCCGGCAGATCAACCGAAAGGGCCTGACCGGGAAAACGCTGGTGGCGCTCGATTCAAGCAAGTTCAGGGCGGTCAACTCCAAGAAGAAAAACTACAACCAGAAAAAGATCGACCGGCAACTGGAGTACATCGACAACAAGATCCAATCTTACATCGAGGAACTCAACGCAGGCGATCTGGATGAGGCCAGAGAAGCCACGATCGCTGAGAAACTGAAAAAGCAAAAGGCCCAACGTCGCAAGTACAAGCGCATTGAAAAGCAGCTTGCGGAAACGGGCCTGGACCAAATCTCCACCACCGATCCCGATGCCCGGACCATGATCCTGCACGGGTCGGTAATCGAAGTGGCCTACAATGTACAGACGGTGGCAGATGAGCGGAACAAGCTCATCCTTGAATACGAAGTCACCAACCAGAACGACCGGAAAGCCTTACTGCCGATGGCGCAGAAAACCAAGCGTATTTGCGATACGGATGCCGTGGCTGTACTGGCAGACAAGGGCTACCACAACGGCGAGCAGCTTACGGGTTGCGAGCAGGAAGACATCTACACCATCGTAGCCTATCAGGAAGTACCCCGCAGTCATCCCGTGCCGACACCGGAGTATTACGGCGAGCGCTTCCGGTACAACCCGAAGAAGGACCAGTACAAGTGTCCGCAGGGTCACATCTTGAAGACCACCGGCCATTGGTATAATAAGAAGTACGACGAGTCGGTAACCAAAGTCAAGCACTACAAGACCAAGGCCTGCGGCAGTTGCGCGGTCAAACACCTGTGCACCCGCAACCCCATGGGGCGCCTGATCGAACGGTCTCAACATGCCGGCGCGGTAGAGCGCAACAACCGCCGGGTGCGTGAAAACACATCGACCTATTCCTGCGCCAGCAAATCATCGAACACATCTTCGGCACCATCAAGCGACAATGGGGCTACGATCACATACTACTCAAAGGCCTCCGGAAAAATGAAGGCGAGTTCGGATTAA